The proteins below are encoded in one region of Misgurnus anguillicaudatus chromosome 24, ASM2758022v2, whole genome shotgun sequence:
- the mlf1 gene encoding myeloid leukemia factor 1, with protein MFNSRPFEEDPFFSDPFQVHHERMRQMMRSFPDPFSQSFMPRITDGRHRAHRGEVQANTTQALRPNDQEVDFFSNPFSLMDSMRNRMEKMHRNIGDITSDSNSHSMSTSSVMTYSKVGDEPAKVFQASSQTRCAPGGIKETRKSLKDSDSGLEKMSIGHHIQDRGHVIERKENRKTGEKELNQDFQNMDETEAQSFDEEWQREVSRFQVSAPMACLQAPRHRAVHRAAITGPQETHREKLNITGSSLKKQ; from the exons ATGTTTAACAGTCGTCCGTTTGAGGAGGACCCGTTCTTCTC AGATCCATTCCAGGTACATCATGAGCGCATGCGGCAGATGATGAGGAGTTTTCCAGACCCGTTCTcacagagcttcatgccccgTATAACAGATGGGCGACACAGGGCTCACAGAGGCGAGGTTCAGGCCAACACCACTCAGGCCCTTCGACCAAATGACCAA gAGGTGGATTTCTTCAGCAATCCTTTCTCTTTGATGGACAGCATGAGGAACAGAATGGAAAAGATGCACAGAAATATT GGGGACATAACATCAGACTCCAACAGTCACTCAATGTCCACCTCATCTGTCATGACGTACAGTAAGGTGGGAGATGAACCTGCTAAAGTCTTCCAGGCATCTTCTCAGACGCGCTGTGCTCCTGGAGGC ataAAAGAGACCAGGAAAAGTCTGAAGGACTCTGACAGTGGACTGGAGAAGATGTCCATCGGCCATCACATCCAGGACAGAGGCCATGTCATTGAGAGAAAGGAGAACAGGAAGACAGGAGAGAAAGAACTCAACCAGGACTTTCAGAACATGGATGAGA CTGAGGCACAGTCCTTCGATGAGGAATGGCAGCGAGAAGTGTCGAGATTCCAGGTGTCGGCCCCCATGGCCTGCCTGCAGGCACCCAGACACAGAGCGGTACACAGAGCAGCCATTACAGGTCCACAAGAGACACACAG AGAGAAGCTCAACATCACAGGATCCAGTCTGAAGAAGCAATAA